One window of Mesoplasma syrphidae genomic DNA carries:
- a CDS encoding RluA family pseudouridine synthase, translating into MTKFTVNKNDSQQTLFKFVKKSYSTTPLSVIYKWFRKGDVKLNGKRIKDQKYLIHENDIIEVYDTNKPAVRDEFKYVEWQGMMVAYEDENIIIINKEANIEMHSPINVSLDDMVKSYLYDHEEYDPEQENSFVVSHVHRLDKLTSGLVMYAKNKVALDILLTAVQNKNDIEKYYIAKVSNHFKKSFTAKGWIWYDQDQQISIFSEEEKPGYKYCETKFEVVLEQDEFNVIEAQLLTGRKHQIRATLAYYGYPIVNDYRYKGIKINSERMIFLSASKLVFKKLPEPLAYLNEEIIELNLFLEE; encoded by the coding sequence ATGACAAAATTTACAGTAAATAAAAATGACAGTCAGCAAACGCTATTTAAGTTTGTTAAAAAAAGTTATTCAACAACACCATTATCAGTTATTTATAAGTGATTTCGTAAAGGCGATGTTAAACTTAATGGAAAGCGAATCAAAGATCAAAAATATTTAATTCATGAAAACGATATTATTGAAGTTTATGATACTAATAAACCAGCGGTTCGTGATGAATTTAAGTATGTTGAATGACAGGGAATGATGGTTGCATATGAGGATGAAAATATCATCATTATCAATAAGGAAGCAAATATTGAAATGCATTCCCCAATTAATGTCTCATTAGACGATATGGTTAAATCGTATTTGTATGATCATGAAGAGTATGACCCTGAGCAAGAAAATTCATTTGTTGTATCTCATGTACATCGTTTAGATAAATTAACTTCAGGATTAGTGATGTATGCTAAAAATAAAGTTGCCTTAGATATTTTATTAACAGCAGTACAAAATAAAAATGACATTGAAAAATATTATATTGCCAAAGTATCAAATCACTTTAAAAAAAGTTTTACTGCAAAGGGGTGAATCTGATATGACCAAGATCAACAAATTTCAATCTTCTCTGAAGAAGAGAAGCCTGGTTACAAATATTGTGAAACAAAATTTGAAGTTGTTTTAGAGCAGGATGAATTTAATGTCATTGAAGCTCAACTATTAACTGGTAGAAAACACCAAATTAGAGCGACATTAGCTTATTATGGTTATCCAATCGTTAACGATTATAGATATAAGGGAATTAAAATTAACAGTGAGCGCATGATTTTTTTATCAGCATCAAAATTAGTGTTTAAAAAATTGCCAGAGCCTTTGGCATATTTAAATGAAGAGATTATTGAACTGAACTTATTTTTAGAAGAATAG
- a CDS encoding CPBP family intramembrane glutamic endopeptidase, which produces MDSTISSTKVNFWNKVQLPETNVDRQYGFLFKIYNPKTDGIIFIVTILLIPFISLFIFRFAFGMNPAVKDVNAWLPMANQGVVILSALIGGYVLYNRNTKLFVKTGLLTFYTFLLIPFIVAMIGMMIISVIPTFVNVNEEGTSQLNNWGTLLVTWFQIIGELVVIWIAFKSTTDLKSRVLETFKKNWRLLSITVAIGILIMVGICIFGYAAFASQIGLEESENQNTITGPLKDANSTFKGIYIFTLIIFTVLAAPIAEELACRHAIFVGVGNRGIAIFISAFYFGIMHVSNGDIENLLNYLIAGFILAITFSISRGNVTYTWLVHMGYNFTALMLIVAK; this is translated from the coding sequence ATGGACTCAACAATTTCAAGTACAAAAGTGAATTTTTGAAACAAAGTTCAATTACCAGAAACAAATGTTGATCGTCAGTATGGGTTCTTATTTAAAATTTATAATCCAAAAACAGATGGCATTATTTTTATAGTAACTATTTTGCTAATTCCGTTTATTTCTTTATTCATTTTTCGCTTTGCTTTTGGAATGAATCCAGCGGTTAAAGATGTCAATGCATGGTTGCCAATGGCAAATCAAGGAGTCGTAATCTTGTCAGCCCTTATCGGTGGTTATGTTTTATATAATCGTAATACCAAATTATTTGTTAAGACGGGTTTGTTGACATTTTATACCTTCTTATTAATTCCCTTTATTGTAGCAATGATTGGTATGATGATAATTTCGGTTATTCCAACATTTGTTAATGTTAATGAAGAAGGGACGAGCCAATTAAATAACTGGGGAACCTTGCTTGTTACTTGATTTCAAATCATTGGAGAGTTAGTAGTGATCTGAATAGCTTTCAAATCTACAACTGATTTAAAAAGTCGTGTTTTAGAAACTTTTAAAAAAAACTGGAGGCTGCTATCAATTACAGTTGCAATTGGAATATTAATAATGGTGGGTATTTGTATTTTTGGTTATGCAGCATTTGCCAGTCAAATCGGATTGGAAGAGTCTGAAAATCAAAATACAATAACAGGACCGTTAAAAGATGCAAATTCAACCTTTAAGGGAATTTATATTTTTACTTTAATTATCTTTACGGTCTTGGCAGCACCAATTGCTGAAGAACTTGCCTGCCGTCATGCAATTTTTGTCGGAGTGGGTAATCGAGGAATTGCTATTTTCATTAGTGCATTTTATTTTGGAATAATGCATGTATCAAATGGCGATATAGAAAATTTACTTAATTATTTAATTGCGGGATTTATTTTAGCAATAACTTTTAGCATTTCAAGAGGAAATGTTACTTACACCTGATTAGTGCATATGGGGTATAACTTTACTGCATTAATGCTGATTGTGGCCAAATAG
- a CDS encoding phosphoenolpyruvate-utilizing N-terminal domain-containing protein, producing the protein MFENPYLDRLKQYLTNVDFKIVAELEKIANGENNSPSSLNKLEKAKKNILKRIAEAQESSSFSVKQEIANFEEKLGISFEEITLVEGTNKKVAIPQNKISEADLSNEIYNLSQSINAVKNQIKTSKEFEKDADEAIAVLRVLENQTLINEIKNVINSKRYNAMFSVFMIYNKFYNSYKVMRSEESTKTASNIKYTMNLILSDLETRGYKTESVYDGPLAIYAPTLSIKDRGLILNDQVKGFVVRTKPTQEVQILASINDKFIIMTTKTFVDFKSENWSKQN; encoded by the coding sequence ATGTTTGAAAATCCATATCTTGATCGTTTAAAACAATATTTGACAAATGTTGATTTTAAAATTGTTGCAGAACTTGAAAAAATTGCAAATGGAGAAAACAACTCCCCGTCAAGCTTGAACAAACTTGAAAAAGCCAAAAAAAATATATTGAAGCGTATTGCTGAGGCACAAGAAAGCAGCAGTTTTTCTGTTAAGCAGGAAATAGCTAATTTTGAAGAAAAACTGGGAATTTCTTTTGAAGAAATCACTTTAGTTGAAGGCACAAATAAAAAAGTTGCAATTCCTCAAAATAAAATTTCTGAAGCAGATTTGTCTAACGAGATTTATAATTTAAGTCAGAGCATTAATGCGGTTAAAAATCAAATTAAAACTTCAAAAGAATTTGAGAAAGACGCTGATGAGGCAATCGCAGTTTTACGTGTATTAGAAAATCAAACATTAATTAATGAAATTAAAAATGTCATTAATAGTAAGCGTTATAATGCTATGTTTTCTGTATTTATGATTTACAATAAGTTTTACAATTCCTACAAAGTTATGCGCTCAGAGGAATCTACAAAAACAGCAAGTAATATAAAGTATACAATGAACTTGATTTTATCAGATTTGGAAACACGAGGTTATAAAACTGAATCAGTTTATGATGGGCCGTTGGCAATTTATGCACCAACATTATCGATTAAAGATCGTGGGCTAATTTTAAATGATCAGGTAAAAGGATTTGTAGTTCGTACAAAACCAACACAAGAAGTTCAGATATTGGCAAGCATCAACGACAAATTTATAATTATGACAACAAAAACTTTTGTTGATTTTAAAAGTGAAAATTGAAGTAAACAAAACTAA
- a CDS encoding HPr family phosphocarrier protein, whose translation MAQFTAIITDKVGLHARPASVLAKEASKYESEIKIIAGDKSGNLKSIMNVMAMAIKNGVEVTIEADGTDAEAAIAGVKQAMVDSGLIG comes from the coding sequence ATGGCACAATTTACAGCCATCATTACTGATAAAGTTGGTTTACATGCTAGACCAGCTTCAGTATTAGCAAAAGAAGCTTCAAAATATGAATCAGAAATTAAAATTATTGCTGGTGATAAATCAGGTAATTTAAAATCAATTATGAACGTTATGGCAATGGCTATTAAAAATGGAGTTGAAGTAACTATCGAAGCAGATGGAACTGATGCAGAAGCTGCAATTGCTGGAGTTAAACAAGCAATGGTTGATTCAGGATTAATTGGATAA
- a CDS encoding ATP-dependent helicase translates to MSMSNLLDELNLKQLEAVVTTKQPLRIIAGAGSGKTKVITTKIAYLIQEEHIAPWKILAVTFTNKAAREMKERVELLTGNLQSKPFISTFHAWCSRILREEFNLVGLQKGFLIIDQNDQKQMIKKIVRELDLFDEPLIRDLNKQAVNQISNWKNNFVSPKEVMDESYSLLEKNLAAVYRIYEQKLLENNSVDFNDLQIKVHQLFNQNPETVNKWRDRYDYVMVDEFQDTNDVQFDLIKFLTRGKTNLTVVGDPDQTIYSWRGARVNIILNFEKTYKDAKSVVLNENYRSTQQILDIANDFINNNQNREKKDIFTNNSSGNKVQVKECASMYTEAKFIASEIKNLVKEGYKYGDVYVLYRMNAWSREIEKVLDNSKIPFQLIGGIKFRDRKVIKDAISMLKMVVVKDNLSAERVLNFTPKIGNITIQRIFELSRDKAMNIFDLITHENESLINLATKNLKDLRLTLIEGRRIYEKNISIAGLIKYLLAASGYEKRLEILEDEDALQNIKALYDQLSHFDESFDPLEYNEEDRFIAFLQEESLASEEDDETHPNKVTLLTIHSAKGLENKVVFVAGLNRDVFPGKRSMFSTEELEEERRALYVALTRAQEKLYISYIRGEWSYISQGELSPSKFITELNKELYEFESGLFAHANGTITSTKVVKTEKDLWSEKFDEQHENDYASGDLVEHVIFGEGIVIKIIGTQLQVAFNNPMYGVMVIPIGNKALSKK, encoded by the coding sequence ATTTCGATGAGTAACTTATTAGATGAATTAAATTTAAAGCAATTAGAAGCTGTTGTAACAACCAAACAGCCTTTAAGAATTATTGCTGGAGCAGGTTCGGGAAAAACTAAAGTAATTACAACTAAAATTGCTTACCTAATTCAAGAAGAGCATATTGCTCCCTGAAAAATATTGGCAGTTACTTTCACAAATAAGGCAGCAAGAGAAATGAAAGAGCGTGTAGAGTTATTAACAGGTAATTTGCAATCAAAGCCTTTTATATCAACGTTTCATGCATGGTGTTCAAGAATTTTGCGTGAAGAATTTAACTTAGTTGGACTGCAAAAAGGCTTTCTAATTATTGACCAGAATGATCAAAAACAGATGATTAAAAAAATTGTTAGAGAGCTAGATTTGTTTGACGAGCCTTTAATTCGTGATCTAAATAAGCAAGCTGTCAATCAAATCTCTAATTGAAAAAATAATTTTGTTTCACCAAAAGAAGTAATGGATGAAAGTTATTCTCTGCTAGAAAAAAATTTAGCAGCAGTTTATAGAATTTATGAACAAAAACTGCTAGAAAATAATTCAGTTGATTTCAATGACCTACAAATTAAAGTTCATCAACTATTTAACCAAAATCCCGAGACTGTTAATAAATGAAGGGATCGATATGATTATGTAATGGTTGATGAGTTTCAAGATACTAATGATGTTCAATTTGATTTGATCAAATTTTTGACACGTGGTAAAACAAATTTAACTGTTGTGGGTGATCCGGACCAAACAATTTATTCATGAAGAGGAGCAAGAGTCAATATTATTTTGAATTTTGAAAAAACATATAAAGATGCCAAAAGTGTAGTTTTGAATGAGAATTATCGTTCAACTCAGCAAATTTTAGATATTGCTAATGATTTTATTAATAATAATCAAAATCGCGAGAAAAAGGATATTTTTACTAACAATAGTAGTGGAAATAAAGTTCAAGTTAAGGAGTGCGCTTCGATGTATACCGAGGCTAAGTTTATTGCCAGCGAAATTAAGAATTTGGTTAAAGAAGGTTATAAGTATGGTGATGTTTATGTTTTATACCGAATGAATGCTTGATCTCGAGAAATTGAAAAAGTTTTGGATAATTCAAAAATTCCGTTTCAGCTAATTGGAGGAATCAAATTTCGCGACCGCAAAGTCATTAAAGATGCTATTTCAATGTTAAAAATGGTTGTTGTTAAAGATAACTTGTCTGCAGAGCGAGTTTTAAATTTTACTCCCAAAATTGGGAATATAACAATTCAAAGAATTTTTGAACTTAGCCGTGACAAGGCAATGAATATTTTTGATTTAATAACACATGAGAATGAATCGCTTATTAATTTAGCTACAAAAAATTTAAAAGACTTACGCTTGACACTAATTGAAGGACGACGAATTTATGAAAAAAATATATCAATTGCAGGATTAATTAAATACTTGTTGGCTGCTTCAGGATATGAAAAACGCTTGGAAATTTTAGAAGATGAAGATGCATTACAAAACATTAAGGCTTTATATGATCAATTAAGTCATTTTGATGAAAGTTTTGATCCTCTTGAATATAATGAAGAAGATCGTTTTATTGCATTTCTACAAGAAGAATCTTTAGCTAGTGAAGAAGATGATGAAACTCACCCAAATAAGGTAACACTACTAACAATTCATTCTGCAAAAGGCCTAGAAAATAAAGTTGTATTTGTTGCGGGATTAAATCGTGATGTTTTTCCTGGCAAACGTTCAATGTTTTCAACTGAAGAATTAGAAGAAGAGCGCCGTGCATTGTACGTTGCTTTGACTAGAGCACAAGAGAAGTTATATATTTCGTATATTCGCGGAGAATGATCATATATTTCCCAAGGAGAGTTATCACCGTCAAAATTTATTACTGAGCTTAACAAAGAACTTTATGAGTTTGAGAGTGGACTTTTTGCTCATGCAAATGGGACAATTACATCAACAAAGGTTGTAAAAACTGAAAAAGATTTGTGGTCTGAAAAATTTGATGAGCAGCATGAAAATGATTATGCTTCAGGTGATCTTGTTGAACACGTCATTTTTGGAGAAGGGATTGTTATTAAAATAATTGGAACTCAATTGCAAGTTGCTTTTAACAACCCTATGTATGGTGTTATGGTTATTCCAATTGGCAATAAAGCCCTTTCAAAGAAGTAG
- a CDS encoding RDD family protein — MNSDNLQYDMVKLEDKDHEISLNQENAYRLASIYKVLFARLFDLFLASTPGFVLTFVFKIEPAQWALALGMLFASLLIMAVYFVLVPFLLKGNTIGKFLFKIRLVNYEHKVSMKALISREAFFLFIPWVVMLVAQITAILLMGPYNEDKPINNSIFNLAKIIVNLSYLFYTLWLLFLCLEIKLQEQQRSFVDIKFGLYVVESKPKIAKAKKEFTRILKRSEEHIALSDQPGNFDENVLKEIAVDELSEFNQSISLDKKNLLENLKVESEKKKQLETRKENFDE, encoded by the coding sequence ATGAACTCTGATAATTTGCAATATGATATGGTTAAATTAGAAGACAAAGACCATGAAATTTCTTTAAACCAGGAAAATGCTTATCGTCTAGCAAGCATCTATAAGGTGTTATTTGCTAGACTTTTTGATTTATTTTTGGCATCCACTCCCGGATTTGTTTTAACATTTGTTTTCAAAATTGAACCGGCGCAATGAGCATTGGCTTTGGGAATGCTTTTTGCATCATTGCTAATTATGGCAGTTTATTTTGTGCTGGTACCATTTTTGTTAAAAGGTAACACAATAGGCAAATTTTTATTTAAAATTCGACTGGTAAATTACGAACATAAAGTTTCAATGAAGGCTTTAATTAGTCGTGAGGCTTTTTTCTTGTTTATTCCCTGAGTTGTAATGCTAGTTGCTCAAATTACTGCAATTTTACTTATGGGACCTTATAACGAAGACAAGCCTATTAATAATAGCATTTTCAATTTGGCCAAAATAATTGTGAATTTGAGTTATTTATTTTATACATTATGATTATTATTTTTATGCCTTGAAATTAAATTACAAGAACAACAACGCTCTTTTGTTGACATTAAATTTGGACTTTATGTTGTAGAATCAAAACCTAAAATAGCTAAAGCAAAAAAAGAGTTTACAAGGATTCTAAAAAGAAGTGAAGAGCATATTGCTTTAAGTGATCAACCAGGAAATTTTGATGAAAATGTTCTTAAAGAAATTGCAGTTGATGAATTGTCTGAATTTAATCAATCAATTAGTCTTGACAAGAAGAATCTTTTAGAAAATTTGAAGGTTGAATCTGAAAAGAAAAAACAATTAGAAACAAGAAAGGAAAATTTCGATGAGTAA
- a CDS encoding glycosyltransferase — protein sequence MLLSFVISAQGKENKLFKTINSLKRQTIDDYELIIVNDDPSIEKESIEFLKDQFRENEKIIVAFNNKGQGSATNWNTGLQLASGEYVSFIKEGDILESNFIEEIKKITQGKKPKIDILEYRLNFSGLFEATSTTALQMDKVYELPKSTEVFAHFNQMIYGKIFRLKYLKDFRINFRRSVRFDTLFLYKALGQARTFYFTSKVLCNHRSTVLKYSAFDLVNQWPHILNYYRRIGAYKELKDELNYAYYYQMTYDFLNLVKEFGNKQLYKKALKYADTKMENKIRSFMKTNSVYLEDRNPDFTKRIKEFEGFVSSELRKIGK from the coding sequence ATGTTGTTATCATTTGTTATTTCTGCACAAGGAAAAGAAAACAAATTGTTTAAAACTATTAATTCTTTAAAAAGACAAACAATTGATGATTATGAGTTAATAATTGTTAATGATGATCCTTCAATTGAAAAAGAGTCTATTGAATTTTTAAAAGATCAATTTAGAGAAAACGAAAAAATAATAGTAGCATTTAATAATAAGGGACAGGGTTCAGCAACTAACTGAAATACTGGTTTGCAATTAGCTTCAGGAGAATATGTTTCATTTATTAAAGAAGGAGATATTTTGGAGTCTAATTTTATTGAAGAAATTAAAAAAATAACTCAAGGAAAAAAACCTAAAATTGATATTTTGGAGTATCGTTTAAACTTTAGTGGTTTATTTGAAGCTACTTCGACAACTGCTTTGCAAATGGATAAAGTTTACGAACTTCCTAAATCAACAGAAGTTTTTGCTCATTTTAACCAAATGATTTATGGAAAAATTTTTCGTCTTAAGTACTTAAAAGACTTTAGAATTAATTTTAGAAGAAGCGTTCGTTTTGATACCTTATTTTTGTATAAAGCATTGGGGCAAGCAAGAACTTTTTACTTTACTTCAAAAGTTTTATGTAATCATCGTTCAACAGTTTTAAAATATTCTGCCTTTGACTTAGTCAATCAATGACCGCATATTTTAAATTATTACCGCCGTATTGGTGCTTATAAAGAATTAAAAGACGAATTGAACTACGCATATTATTATCAAATGACTTATGATTTTTTAAATTTGGTTAAGGAATTTGGAAATAAACAACTTTATAAAAAAGCTCTAAAATATGCTGATACTAAAATGGAAAATAAAATTAGATCTTTTATGAAAACTAACTCAGTATATTTAGAAGATCGTAATCCAGATTTTACAAAGCGTATTAAAGAATTTGAAGGATTTGTTTCTTCTGAACTAAGAAAAATCGGAAAATAG
- the asnS gene encoding asparagine--tRNA ligase, with translation MELAQIFKSQGTLEHKELVFLGRVRSNRQGKVVSFMILNDGTTINDLQVVYKTTTNGFEEGLKARVSSIVEVTGTIVLTPGKQQPFEMQATKIELLDQAIEDYPLQKKEHSSEFLREIAHLRARTKTFNAIFRIRSTAAFALHKFFQEKDFIYVQTPIITSNDAEGAGEQFVVTVNEDKDYANDFFAKKAALTVSGQLNAEAFAQAFKNTYTFGPTFRAENSHTNRHASEFWMLEPEVAFNDLAKNIILIEDMLKSTVSYVMEKNIEELKFLESNLEAGLIDKISKIVNSEFKTMKYEEVLKVLQKAIDNGHQFEDNNIYFGLDLGTEHERYICEVVNKCPTFVIDYPKEIKAFYMKQNSDGKTVAAVDLLVPGIGELIGGSQREDNTDKIKERCIEIGINPNDLEWYISLRDYGYYKSAGFGLGFERLLMYITGASNIRDVIPFPRTPKNLLF, from the coding sequence ATGGAATTAGCGCAAATTTTTAAAAGTCAAGGAACTTTAGAACATAAGGAGTTGGTTTTTTTAGGCCGTGTAAGATCAAATCGTCAAGGAAAAGTAGTGTCATTTATGATTCTAAATGATGGAACAACAATTAATGATTTGCAAGTTGTTTATAAAACAACGACTAATGGTTTTGAAGAAGGTTTAAAAGCTCGAGTTAGCTCGATTGTCGAAGTAACGGGAACAATTGTTTTGACACCAGGAAAACAACAGCCTTTTGAAATGCAAGCTACAAAAATTGAATTGCTGGATCAGGCAATAGAGGACTACCCACTGCAAAAAAAAGAACATTCTTCAGAATTCTTAAGAGAAATTGCTCATTTGAGAGCAAGAACAAAAACGTTTAATGCTATTTTTAGAATTCGTTCAACAGCAGCATTTGCTTTGCATAAATTTTTTCAAGAAAAAGACTTTATTTACGTGCAAACTCCAATTATTACAAGCAATGATGCCGAAGGAGCAGGAGAACAATTTGTAGTGACTGTTAATGAAGACAAAGATTATGCTAATGATTTTTTTGCTAAAAAAGCGGCTTTAACTGTTTCTGGACAATTGAATGCTGAAGCATTTGCACAGGCTTTCAAAAATACCTACACATTTGGCCCAACTTTTAGAGCCGAAAATTCACATACAAATCGTCATGCTTCTGAATTTTGAATGTTGGAACCTGAAGTTGCATTTAATGATTTAGCTAAAAATATTATTTTGATTGAAGATATGCTTAAATCGACAGTTTCGTATGTAATGGAGAAAAATATTGAAGAGTTAAAATTTTTGGAATCAAATTTGGAAGCTGGATTAATTGATAAAATTTCTAAAATTGTTAATTCAGAGTTTAAGACAATGAAATACGAAGAAGTATTAAAAGTGCTACAAAAAGCTATCGATAATGGTCATCAATTTGAAGACAATAATATTTACTTTGGTTTAGACTTGGGAACAGAACATGAGCGCTATATTTGTGAAGTTGTCAACAAATGTCCAACTTTCGTAATTGATTATCCAAAAGAAATTAAGGCATTTTATATGAAGCAAAATTCTGATGGTAAGACGGTTGCAGCAGTCGATTTACTGGTTCCAGGAATTGGAGAATTAATTGGTGGAAGTCAAAGAGAAGACAATACAGATAAAATTAAAGAACGCTGCATTGAAATTGGAATTAATCCTAACGACTTAGAGTGATATATTAGTCTTCGTGACTATGGATATTATAAATCAGCTGGCTTTGGTTTAGGCTTTGAAAGACTGTTAATGTACATTACGGGAGCATCAAACATTCGTGATGTTATACCCTTTCCCCGAACACCTAAAAACTTATTATTTTAA
- a CDS encoding HAD family hydrolase has protein sequence MSKLANIKLIVTDLDGTVLEHGQLANDVDQEVLLNAAKQNIGVTIATGQSWHSAKPRADFFDIEDHLDLVIVANGAMISKASKYEPLYYSAIDADIVKKVFEKMIEMNVCVLGFYLKNQHVYWNGIPLRAQSLIERNWIDKFVVEDLSDEKDFEYTDVIQLMIFVPEEQEIEFDYWLKSEQLFNYINSMKSNIESMPIYEFININASKGNAIKKLAKMININLNEIIIFGDNMNDISMFTEIPNSVAMGNAVEPIKEIAKYITDTNKNGGVGKFITQHILKEEK, from the coding sequence ATGAGTAAATTAGCAAATATTAAATTAATAGTAACTGATTTGGATGGAACAGTCTTAGAGCATGGTCAATTAGCCAATGACGTTGATCAGGAAGTTTTACTAAACGCAGCAAAACAAAATATTGGAGTAACAATTGCAACTGGACAATCATGGCATAGTGCAAAACCACGTGCTGATTTTTTTGATATTGAAGATCATTTGGATTTGGTAATAGTTGCCAATGGAGCAATGATATCAAAGGCCAGTAAATATGAGCCTTTGTATTATTCAGCAATTGATGCTGACATCGTTAAAAAGGTTTTTGAAAAAATGATTGAAATGAATGTTTGTGTTTTGGGCTTTTATTTAAAAAATCAGCATGTTTATTGAAACGGAATTCCGTTAAGAGCGCAATCACTGATTGAACGTAACTGAATTGATAAGTTCGTTGTTGAAGATTTATCAGATGAAAAAGATTTTGAATATACAGATGTAATTCAACTAATGATTTTTGTTCCTGAGGAACAAGAAATAGAATTTGATTATTGACTAAAAAGTGAGCAACTTTTTAATTATATTAACTCAATGAAAAGTAACATTGAAAGTATGCCAATATATGAATTTATTAATATCAATGCTAGCAAAGGAAATGCAATTAAAAAATTAGCAAAGATGATTAATATTAATCTGAATGAAATTATAATTTTTGGAGACAACATGAATGATATTTCAATGTTTACAGAAATTCCTAATTCTGTAGCAATGGGAAATGCTGTTGAACCAATTAAAGAAATTGCAAAATATATAACTGATACAAATAAAAACGGTGGAGTAGGAAAATTTATAACTCAACATATTTTAAAAGAGGAGAAATAA